From the Pirellulales bacterium genome, one window contains:
- a CDS encoding PEP-CTERM sorting domain-containing protein, translating to MVLALTMFCGKRPLGAADVKWTGDDPVSDAWSSALNWKGGPPPSVGDHAIIGPPAPAVLDLDRTIDSLEIDAGLLNILGGKTLTLAAGDLRNDGEIVVNSDNAALLSRLVFPAGGAIAGVGTLTLNRVYSAGFPPAIPVSGARLEAASSLTNGANHTIRGMGRIDAALVNNGMVAAYNPIGSGSLRLILSATTNLNNGTFAAGPGSILEIQSLSVQQGGGGIIQADGGTVQLNGLHLHGGELRTTGTGNVVIQSGGGGARFHGVTNNGALTANATLVLDGGGFANNGTVALSTSLQVDGTMTVAGTGAVVGTSSVSSTISTLGSSVLTNGAGHALRGKLQIFANLVNDGVIEAAITGTSTSLLTLTGQNKVNNNRIAALAGNTLDIVNNVVVVQDHAAGIIVADEGTIRLRDSVEIVDGRLHSTGPGRIQASGSAKLTDVTNQGLLEVLSSGVTVRGSGLTNDGLIRVNPTFANTTIRLLFDGATAMTLDGVGEIELVNVGFRAQVSVAAGKTLTNAPGHTIRGLGEINGSLVNRGTVSGPGGGNVLAVNGPLAGDGLLRDVRINDVHRPGFAPYNAVPVHGLYQLAPTATLEIEIGGAHPNNYDRVLSQADVQLGGTLAVAQVDFGGGLFVPQIGDQFEIISGASVTGTFANMTFAGLPSALTYAVLYAPTAVTLEARPALDADFNLDGRVDGADFLIWQRGYGTTGGAAHAQGDADRNGVVDSADLAIWQATLGASVPAVVVSGAVPEPATIGLLVMAAAAAWRGDRRGR from the coding sequence TTGGTTCTGGCGCTGACCATGTTCTGCGGCAAGAGACCTCTCGGCGCGGCCGACGTGAAGTGGACTGGCGACGACCCCGTGAGCGACGCCTGGAGTTCGGCCCTCAATTGGAAGGGGGGCCCGCCCCCTTCGGTCGGCGATCACGCCATCATAGGACCGCCAGCCCCCGCCGTGCTCGATCTCGACAGGACGATTGATTCGCTGGAGATCGACGCGGGGCTGTTGAACATCCTCGGGGGCAAGACCCTGACGCTGGCCGCAGGGGACCTCCGCAACGATGGCGAGATCGTCGTCAACAGCGACAATGCGGCGCTCCTTTCGCGGCTGGTCTTTCCCGCGGGGGGAGCAATCGCGGGCGTCGGGACGCTGACGCTCAATCGGGTCTACAGTGCCGGGTTCCCGCCGGCGATCCCCGTTTCGGGGGCGCGGCTCGAAGCGGCCAGTTCCCTGACCAATGGCGCCAACCACACGATTCGCGGCATGGGGCGAATCGACGCCGCGCTCGTCAACAACGGCATGGTCGCTGCGTACAACCCCATCGGTTCGGGATCGCTCAGGCTGATCTTGTCCGCGACGACCAATCTCAACAACGGCACGTTCGCCGCGGGGCCTGGCAGCATCCTCGAAATCCAATCGCTCAGCGTTCAGCAGGGCGGCGGCGGGATCATCCAAGCCGACGGAGGGACCGTGCAACTTAACGGTCTCCACCTCCACGGCGGAGAGCTCCGCACGACCGGCACGGGCAACGTCGTGATCCAGTCGGGCGGCGGGGGCGCCCGCTTCCACGGCGTCACGAACAACGGCGCCCTTACGGCCAACGCGACGCTAGTCCTCGACGGAGGCGGATTCGCGAACAACGGCACGGTCGCCCTGTCGACGTCGCTGCAAGTCGACGGCACGATGACCGTCGCGGGTACGGGGGCCGTTGTCGGAACAAGCTCGGTTTCTTCCACGATCTCCACGCTGGGCAGTTCCGTGCTGACCAACGGAGCCGGCCACGCCTTGCGCGGCAAGCTTCAGATCTTCGCCAATTTGGTCAATGACGGCGTCATCGAGGCCGCCATTACGGGAACCAGCACGAGCCTCCTGACGCTGACCGGCCAGAACAAAGTCAACAACAACCGCATCGCCGCGCTGGCGGGCAACACGCTCGATATTGTCAACAACGTCGTCGTCGTTCAGGACCACGCCGCCGGAATCATCGTCGCCGACGAGGGGACGATTCGCCTGCGCGACAGCGTCGAGATCGTCGACGGACGGCTCCACAGCACGGGCCCAGGCAGGATTCAGGCGTCAGGGTCGGCGAAACTGACCGACGTGACCAATCAGGGGCTGCTTGAGGTGCTCAGCAGCGGCGTCACGGTGCGAGGCTCCGGGCTGACGAACGACGGCCTGATTCGAGTCAATCCGACGTTTGCGAATACGACGATCCGGCTTCTTTTCGACGGCGCCACGGCGATGACGCTCGACGGCGTCGGCGAAATCGAGCTGGTCAACGTCGGCTTTCGGGCACAGGTCTCCGTCGCCGCGGGAAAGACGCTCACCAATGCACCGGGCCACACGATTCGCGGCCTGGGAGAAATCAACGGCAGCCTCGTCAATCGCGGAACCGTCAGCGGACCCGGCGGAGGAAACGTGCTGGCCGTCAACGGCCCGCTCGCCGGCGACGGCCTGTTGCGCGACGTGCGGATCAACGACGTCCACCGCCCCGGATTCGCCCCGTACAACGCCGTGCCGGTCCACGGCCTGTATCAACTCGCCCCGACCGCTACGCTGGAGATCGAGATCGGCGGCGCCCATCCCAACAACTACGACCGCGTGTTGTCGCAAGCGGACGTGCAACTGGGGGGGACGCTGGCCGTCGCCCAGGTCGATTTCGGAGGGGGACTGTTCGTGCCGCAAATCGGCGACCAGTTCGAAATCATCAGCGGCGCAAGCGTGACGGGCACGTTCGCCAACATGACGTTCGCCGGGCTGCCCTCCGCGTTGACCTACGCAGTGCTGTACGCCCCGACCGCCGTCACGCTCGAAGCGCGGCCCGCGCTCGACGCCGACTTCAACCTTGACGGCCGCGTGGACGGGGCCGACTTTTTGATTTGGCAGCGCGGCTACGGAACGACGGGCGGCGCCGCCCACGCCCAAGGGGATGCCGACCGCAATGGCGTCGTCGACTCCGCCGATTTAGCGATCTGGCAAGCCACGCTGGGCGCTTCCGTCCCGGCCGTCGTCGTGAGCGGCGCGGTCCCTGAACCGGCGACGATCGGCCTGCTGGTCATGGCAGCCGCAGCAGCATGGCGAGGCGATCGCCGAGGGCGGTAG
- a CDS encoding carbohydrate binding domain-containing protein, whose amino-acid sequence MSPVKLSCWLLLALLTSGTAIAAEPTGSIVVDLTNPGPAYPRTMHGIFFEDINYAADGGLYAELVQNRSFEHRNRLTSWQAEGAEQAKISIGDAEPLDPNNEHYLVLEAAAPAIGVSNSGFDGIRVEKGKSYRFSLFLRTAIAGAQATAALVDDEGRSLGEVVLRAGDSQTWQSLSGTITADDSHAAARLRVLVAAPGRYELDMVSLFPTDTFHGRANGLRADLAQLLADMRPGFMRFPGGCIVEGNGLANAYRWKDTIDEPWRRRQNWNLWSNNESPQYHQTYGLGFFEYFQLCEDMGAEPLPVLNCGMACQFRGGGLVPLEELDPWVQDALDLVEFANGAPETTWGAKRAAMGHPEPFDLKYVAIGNEQWGADYFARYEAFQKTLAARHPEIKLISTSGAGADGREYDDAWRRFYAGLPADLVDEHYYRPPQWFLDNHRRYDSFRRNGPKVFAGEFAAHGSGRRNNMEAALAEAAFMTGLWRNADVVAMACYAPLFGRFGHAQWAPDLIWFDNERSFGSPSYYVQQVFSTHLPELMAPVRSDLPQQPPTPFRGRIGIGTWLTEAEFKDVKVVRSGETLYEFDPEAGLAGWETHNGQWSCANGVLRQSSRAENVRLFVGDPNWENYTLSLKARKLGGEEGFLVSFASTDPGTANWWNLGGWRNRLHGLELRGATAAQVPGQIETGRWYSIRIEIAGAEVRCYLDDKLVQEFALKPRPALYAAAGYNSADHEAVILVVNPTGDAVTTPVTTTGRTLVKGEAQVVELTAEGAEAENSLDEPRRVAPISSTERIDSLPWRRSFAPYSVTVIKTKTAP is encoded by the coding sequence ATGTCTCCTGTGAAGCTCTCCTGCTGGCTGCTGCTGGCGCTCCTGACGTCCGGTACGGCGATCGCCGCCGAACCAACGGGGTCGATCGTGGTCGACCTGACGAACCCCGGACCTGCCTATCCTCGGACGATGCACGGCATCTTCTTCGAGGACATCAACTACGCGGCCGACGGGGGGCTCTACGCCGAGTTGGTTCAGAATCGCTCGTTCGAGCACCGCAACCGGCTCACCAGTTGGCAAGCCGAGGGCGCCGAGCAAGCGAAGATCTCGATCGGCGACGCGGAGCCGCTCGATCCCAACAACGAGCACTACTTGGTCTTGGAAGCCGCAGCTCCCGCGATCGGCGTCTCGAACTCCGGTTTCGACGGCATTCGGGTTGAAAAGGGGAAGAGCTACCGATTTTCGCTTTTTCTGCGAACGGCGATCGCCGGCGCCCAAGCGACCGCGGCGCTCGTGGACGACGAGGGCCGGAGCCTGGGCGAGGTCGTGCTCCGCGCCGGCGACTCGCAGACGTGGCAGTCCTTGTCCGGCACGATCACGGCCGACGATTCGCACGCCGCCGCTCGGCTGCGGGTGCTCGTCGCCGCGCCGGGGCGCTACGAACTCGACATGGTCTCGCTCTTCCCGACCGACACGTTCCACGGTCGTGCCAACGGGCTCCGCGCGGATCTCGCTCAACTGCTGGCCGACATGCGTCCGGGATTCATGCGGTTTCCCGGGGGGTGCATCGTCGAGGGGAACGGGCTGGCCAACGCATATCGCTGGAAGGACACGATCGACGAGCCCTGGCGGCGGCGCCAGAACTGGAATCTGTGGAGCAACAACGAATCGCCCCAGTACCACCAGACCTACGGCCTGGGGTTCTTCGAGTACTTCCAACTGTGCGAGGACATGGGCGCCGAGCCGTTGCCCGTGCTGAACTGCGGCATGGCGTGTCAGTTCCGCGGCGGGGGGCTCGTGCCGCTGGAGGAACTCGACCCCTGGGTGCAGGACGCGCTCGACCTCGTCGAGTTCGCCAACGGCGCGCCGGAGACGACCTGGGGCGCCAAGCGCGCCGCGATGGGGCATCCTGAGCCCTTCGACTTGAAATACGTCGCCATCGGCAACGAGCAATGGGGAGCGGATTACTTTGCGCGGTACGAGGCGTTTCAGAAGACACTCGCCGCACGGCATCCTGAGATCAAGCTCATCTCGACCTCGGGCGCCGGGGCCGACGGCAGGGAGTACGACGACGCCTGGCGCCGGTTTTACGCGGGGCTGCCGGCCGATCTGGTCGACGAGCACTACTACCGCCCGCCGCAGTGGTTCCTGGACAATCATCGCCGTTACGACTCGTTCCGTCGCAACGGGCCCAAGGTGTTCGCCGGCGAATTCGCCGCCCACGGCTCCGGACGCCGCAACAACATGGAAGCCGCCCTCGCCGAGGCCGCGTTCATGACCGGCCTGTGGCGCAACGCCGACGTCGTGGCAATGGCCTGCTACGCCCCTCTGTTCGGCCGCTTCGGCCACGCCCAGTGGGCGCCCGACCTGATCTGGTTCGACAACGAACGCTCGTTCGGCTCGCCGTCGTACTACGTGCAGCAGGTCTTTTCAACCCACCTGCCCGAGTTGATGGCGCCCGTGCGGAGCGATTTGCCGCAGCAGCCTCCGACGCCGTTCCGCGGGCGGATCGGCATCGGCACGTGGCTGACCGAGGCCGAGTTCAAAGACGTCAAGGTCGTTCGCAGCGGCGAAACGCTGTACGAATTCGACCCCGAAGCAGGGCTGGCCGGCTGGGAGACGCACAACGGCCAATGGTCATGCGCCAACGGAGTGCTCCGGCAAAGCTCGCGCGCCGAGAACGTCCGGCTGTTCGTCGGCGACCCGAATTGGGAGAATTACACGCTCTCGCTCAAGGCTCGCAAACTGGGGGGCGAAGAAGGGTTCCTCGTCTCGTTCGCCTCGACCGACCCGGGAACGGCCAATTGGTGGAACCTCGGCGGGTGGCGGAACCGACTCCACGGTTTGGAACTGCGCGGGGCGACCGCCGCGCAGGTCCCCGGGCAAATCGAGACCGGCCGGTGGTATTCGATCCGGATCGAGATCGCGGGCGCCGAAGTCCGCTGCTACCTGGACGACAAGCTCGTCCAGGAGTTCGCCTTGAAGCCGCGTCCCGCGCTGTACGCCGCCGCGGGTTACAACTCCGCCGACCACGAGGCCGTGATCCTGGTCGTCAATCCGACCGGCGACGCCGTGACGACTCCTGTCACGACGACGGGCCGTACGCTCGTGAAGGGCGAGGCACAAGTCGTCGAGTTGACCGCCGAAGGCGCCGAAGCCGAGAATTCCCTCGACGAGCCGCGTCGCGTTGCGCCGATTTCCTCGACCGAGCGAATCGACTCGCTCCCCTGGCGGCGGTCGTTCGCTCCGTACTCGGTTACGGTGATCAAGACGAAAACGGCGCCTTGA
- the scpA gene encoding methylmalonyl-CoA mutase: MSAIPSFVDIPLEIPANAAGGGAEHSPEGAHVGAPAWETPEHIAVKPLYTAEDLGPVKHLDTMPGLPPYVRGPYATMYALRPWTVRQYAGFSTAKDSNAFYRRNLAAGQMGLSVAFDLATHRGYDSDHPRVFGDVGMAGVAIDSIRDMQTLFDGIPLDRMSVSMTMNGAVLPVMALYIVAAELQGVPTEKLSGTIQNDILKEFMVRNTYIYPPGPSIRIIADIFSYASRHMPRFNSISISGYHMQEAGATADLELAYTLADGLEYVRTGIKAGMAVDDFAPRLSFFWAIGMNYFMEVAKLRAARLLWAKLIRQFEPQNPKSLALRTHSQTSGWSLTAQDVFNNVPRVCLQALAAAHGHTQSLHTNALDEALALPTDFSARIARNTQLFIQKETDTCDVVDPWGGSYYVERLTHDLARRAWQHLREVEDLGGMTAAIQAGIPKMRIEEAAARTQARIDSGQQIVVGLNKHRPAHEDAIEVLKVDNTAVRESQIASLKRLRAERDQGAVDRALAALEEAARNETDNLLELAVVAARAQATVGEMSAALERAYGRYQAPVEAVRGVYAGEIGQGAGMVQNVQRLVEQFAQAEGRRPRILVAKMGQDGHDRGQKVIASAFADLGFDVDIGPLFQTPAETARQAIENDVHIVGVSSLAAGHLTLVPALREELAKYDRDDVMIVAGGVIPPQDYDALYQAGAAAVFGPGTVIADAAEKLVRDLAERLGHKLTS, encoded by the coding sequence ATGAGTGCGATTCCTTCGTTCGTCGACATCCCGCTCGAAATCCCCGCCAATGCGGCCGGGGGCGGAGCGGAGCACAGCCCCGAGGGCGCCCACGTCGGGGCCCCGGCGTGGGAAACCCCCGAGCACATCGCCGTGAAGCCGCTCTACACGGCCGAGGATCTGGGGCCGGTGAAGCATCTCGACACGATGCCGGGACTGCCCCCCTACGTCCGCGGGCCGTACGCCACGATGTACGCGCTGCGTCCCTGGACGGTGCGCCAGTATGCGGGGTTCTCGACTGCCAAGGACTCGAACGCATTCTATCGTCGCAACCTCGCAGCGGGACAGATGGGGCTGTCGGTCGCCTTCGATTTGGCCACTCATCGCGGCTACGATTCCGACCATCCACGGGTATTCGGCGACGTCGGCATGGCGGGGGTCGCCATCGACAGTATCCGCGACATGCAGACGCTGTTCGACGGCATCCCGCTCGATCGCATGAGCGTGTCGATGACCATGAACGGCGCCGTGCTGCCGGTGATGGCGCTCTACATCGTCGCAGCCGAGTTGCAAGGCGTGCCGACGGAGAAGCTCTCCGGCACGATCCAGAACGACATCCTCAAGGAGTTCATGGTCCGCAACACGTACATTTACCCCCCGGGGCCCAGCATTCGGATCATCGCCGACATTTTCTCGTACGCCAGCCGGCATATGCCGCGGTTCAACAGCATCAGCATCAGCGGTTACCACATGCAGGAGGCCGGGGCGACCGCCGATTTGGAACTGGCGTACACGCTCGCCGACGGGCTCGAGTACGTGCGGACAGGGATCAAGGCGGGCATGGCGGTGGACGACTTCGCCCCGCGGTTGTCGTTTTTCTGGGCGATCGGCATGAACTACTTCATGGAGGTCGCCAAGCTGCGCGCCGCCCGGCTGCTGTGGGCCAAACTGATTCGGCAGTTCGAGCCGCAGAATCCCAAGAGCCTCGCCCTCCGCACCCACAGCCAGACCAGCGGCTGGAGCCTGACCGCCCAGGACGTGTTCAACAACGTTCCGCGGGTCTGTCTGCAAGCGCTCGCCGCGGCCCACGGGCATACGCAGTCGCTCCATACGAACGCGCTCGACGAGGCCCTGGCGTTGCCGACCGACTTCTCGGCCCGCATCGCGCGGAACACGCAACTGTTCATCCAGAAGGAGACAGACACCTGCGACGTGGTCGACCCGTGGGGAGGGAGCTACTATGTCGAGCGGCTCACTCACGACTTGGCTCGACGGGCGTGGCAGCATCTGCGCGAGGTTGAGGACCTGGGCGGCATGACGGCCGCGATCCAGGCCGGCATCCCCAAGATGCGCATCGAGGAGGCCGCCGCCCGAACCCAGGCCCGCATCGACTCGGGCCAGCAGATCGTCGTGGGGCTCAACAAGCACCGCCCCGCACACGAAGACGCGATCGAGGTTCTCAAGGTCGACAACACGGCCGTCCGCGAATCCCAGATCGCCAGCCTCAAGCGACTGCGCGCCGAGCGCGATCAGGGGGCGGTCGACCGCGCGCTGGCGGCGCTCGAGGAAGCCGCGCGCAACGAAACCGACAATCTGCTAGAACTAGCGGTCGTCGCCGCACGGGCCCAGGCGACGGTCGGCGAGATGAGCGCGGCCCTGGAACGGGCGTACGGCCGGTATCAAGCCCCGGTCGAAGCGGTTCGCGGCGTCTATGCCGGCGAGATCGGTCAAGGCGCTGGCATGGTGCAAAATGTTCAACGACTCGTCGAACAGTTCGCCCAAGCCGAGGGCCGCCGCCCGCGGATCCTGGTCGCCAAGATGGGGCAGGACGGACACGACCGCGGCCAAAAGGTGATCGCCAGTGCGTTCGCCGATCTGGGATTCGACGTCGACATCGGCCCGCTGTTTCAAACCCCCGCCGAAACAGCCCGGCAGGCAATCGAAAACGACGTCCACATTGTGGGAGTCAGCTCGCTGGCCGCAGGGCACCTGACGCTGGTCCCCGCCTTGCGCGAGGAACTCGCCAAGTACGACCGCGACGACGTAATGATCGTCGCCGGAGGGGTGATTCCGCCGCAGGACTACGACGCCCTCTATCAGGCGGGCGCCGCGGCCGTTTTCGGCCCCGGCACCGTCATTGCCGACGCGGCCGAGAAACTGGTCCGCGACTTGGCGGAGCGATTGGGGCATAAGCTGACATCTTGA
- a CDS encoding nucleoside monophosphate kinase: MERQLLQGYPVDQRSLPAEGGDMCGRESREFWFHPAHQGCGEASGGRAESIRLVLIGPPGVGKGTQAALLCRRYRACHLSTGDLFRAAACESELSAAMQAALVAMRRGELVSDELVMDLVRERCACLACQGGFLLDGVPRTLPQARALVELLAELEATLDGVVLYELAETEIVARICGRRTCATCKAVYHESACPPAKPGACDRCGGSLMQRDDDRPEVVVARLAAYRAATRPLSDFYAARGELIPVAAHGSPEEICERTCQALAARRTAPRC, from the coding sequence GTGGAACGCCAGTTGCTGCAAGGCTATCCAGTCGATCAGCGATCCCTTCCTGCGGAGGGCGGCGACATGTGCGGGCGAGAATCTCGTGAGTTTTGGTTTCATCCGGCCCACCAGGGATGCGGCGAAGCATCCGGCGGCCGCGCGGAGTCGATCCGGCTGGTCCTGATCGGTCCCCCCGGAGTGGGCAAGGGGACGCAAGCCGCGCTGTTGTGTCGCCGTTATCGAGCCTGCCACCTGTCGACCGGCGATCTGTTTCGCGCGGCGGCGTGCGAGTCGGAACTGAGCGCCGCGATGCAGGCCGCCCTGGTCGCCATGCGGCGCGGCGAGCTCGTGTCGGACGAGTTGGTGATGGATCTGGTGCGCGAGCGATGCGCGTGTCTGGCCTGCCAGGGCGGATTTCTGCTCGACGGCGTGCCGCGCACCTTGCCGCAGGCCCGGGCGCTCGTCGAGCTGCTCGCCGAGCTTGAGGCGACGCTCGACGGGGTCGTGCTCTACGAGTTGGCCGAGACTGAGATTGTCGCACGCATCTGCGGCCGGCGAACGTGCGCGACTTGCAAGGCGGTCTACCACGAGTCGGCCTGCCCCCCGGCGAAGCCGGGCGCGTGCGATCGGTGCGGCGGATCGCTGATGCAGCGCGACGACGATCGCCCTGAGGTTGTCGTCGCCCGACTGGCGGCGTACCGCGCGGCGACCCGCCCGCTGAGCGACTTCTACGCGGCTCGCGGCGAGCTGATCCCGGTCGCGGCGCACGGCTCGCCGGAGGAAATCTGCGAGCGCACGTGCCAAGCCCTCGCCGCGCGCCGGACCGCGCCGCGCTGTTAG
- a CDS encoding PilT/PilU family type 4a pilus ATPase, which produces MSQPAVPFDEMRRLLLFLGEHGASDLHLKVGYAPYVRIGGHLRRMELPVIPDTAWMHEMVEPLVPSKRWQDFEANGSLDFSASDESGDRYRINLFRSHGDIHVAVRRVQSKIADFNDLNLPDVYRDVISKTMEGLVLVCGVTGSGKSSTLAAMIEHINQNRSLHIITIEDPVEFAFHGKKSIISQREIGLDVANFRDALRSVVRQDPDCILIGEMRDRETMLAAIQAAETGHLVMGSLHCADAQLSFSRILEFFDRSEHGFIRSSLANSLKAIMVQRLLPAVEEGKRFPATEVLLANATVKDKILREEDEDLPAVLHQCRHEGMRDYTHSLCELVLQDKILRTTAMDYAPSREGLQAALKGIDSAASSIISRVRG; this is translated from the coding sequence ATGAGCCAGCCGGCGGTTCCCTTCGACGAGATGCGGCGGTTGCTGTTGTTTCTGGGGGAGCACGGGGCGTCGGACCTCCATCTGAAGGTCGGCTACGCCCCCTACGTGAGGATCGGCGGGCACTTGCGGCGGATGGAGTTGCCGGTCATTCCTGACACCGCGTGGATGCATGAGATGGTCGAACCGCTGGTGCCCTCCAAGCGGTGGCAGGATTTCGAGGCGAACGGCTCGCTCGACTTCTCCGCATCCGACGAGTCGGGAGATCGGTACCGGATCAATCTGTTCCGCTCGCACGGCGACATCCATGTCGCGGTGCGGCGGGTGCAGTCGAAGATCGCCGATTTCAACGATCTCAATCTCCCCGACGTGTATCGCGACGTCATCAGCAAGACAATGGAGGGATTGGTTCTCGTCTGCGGCGTGACCGGGTCGGGAAAGAGTTCGACCCTGGCGGCGATGATCGAGCACATCAACCAGAATCGCAGCCTGCATATCATCACGATCGAGGACCCGGTCGAGTTCGCTTTTCACGGCAAGAAGAGCATCATTTCGCAGCGCGAGATCGGGCTCGACGTCGCCAATTTCCGCGACGCGTTGCGGTCGGTCGTCCGGCAGGACCCCGACTGCATCCTCATCGGCGAGATGCGCGACCGCGAAACGATGCTCGCCGCGATCCAAGCGGCCGAGACGGGTCACCTAGTCATGGGTTCGCTCCACTGTGCGGACGCCCAACTGAGTTTTTCGCGCATTCTGGAATTTTTCGACCGGAGCGAACACGGATTCATCCGCTCGTCGTTGGCCAACAGCCTGAAGGCGATCATGGTGCAGCGGTTGCTGCCGGCCGTCGAGGAAGGAAAGCGATTCCCCGCCACCGAGGTCTTGCTGGCTAACGCGACGGTCAAGGACAAAATTCTCCGCGAGGAGGATGAAGACCTGCCCGCCGTGCTCCATCAATGCCGGCACGAAGGGATGCGCGATTACACTCACTCCCTGTGCGAACTGGTGTTGCAGGACAAAATCCTGCGGACGACCGCCATGGACTACGCCCCCAGCCGCGAGGGACTGCAGGCGGCGCTCAAGGGGATCGACTCGGCTGCCTCCAGCATCATTTCCCGCGTGCGGGGTTGA
- a CDS encoding family 43 glycosylhydrolase, with translation MNDLADSASTPRPSERRSRRVAALGLFVMACVALGADLASAQPARRGGLADKPLFRDPEFDGAADPTIIYNFAERKWWMFYTNRRAKLPEDQIDGVNWVHGTKIGIAESSDGAHWEYVGTANIDFGGEDATYWAPEVIFGNGQYHMYLTLVPGVFRDWGHPRSIVHLTSRNLRDWKYESTLELASPKVIDASVLRLPDGKYRMWYNNEADKKSIYCADSDDLAAWHDKGKVLLPDLRGGEGPKVFAWQGKYWMIIDEWGGLAVYRSDDATEWTRQSERLLQQPGAGVDDGVIGQHADVVAIDDRAYLFYFTHPGRTGAEGAATSGYELRRSSIQVAELTYVDGALGCDRDAPTYVSLRFRRPARIHDPSTILHRAGRYWCFSTGTGIQVQSSTNLREWRLEPPLFAKLPEWFREAVPEHRDHLWAPDLIERDGKYFVYYSVSTFGKQTSAIGLASSPTLDPQAADFGWTDEGLVVRTDDSGKYDHNAIDPSVLAAPDGTLWLAYGSYWTGIKLVELDPATGKRKDPDGPIYALASKSEIEAATLWHHDGCYYLFVNWGHCCRGVNSTYEIRVGRSREVTGPYVDKRGVDLREGGGAPVLATRGKAIGPGHAGIFAHEGRQMLSYHYYAGDRQGLPQLGVNRLSWDADGWPQVGDEMELSGAVVEAD, from the coding sequence GTGAACGACCTCGCAGATTCCGCTTCGACGCCCCGCCCCTCCGAACGGAGGTCGCGCAGGGTCGCGGCGCTCGGCTTGTTCGTCATGGCGTGCGTCGCGCTGGGCGCCGACTTGGCGTCGGCGCAGCCGGCGCGCCGCGGCGGCTTGGCCGACAAGCCCCTGTTCCGGGACCCCGAGTTCGACGGCGCCGCGGATCCGACGATCATCTACAACTTCGCCGAGCGGAAGTGGTGGATGTTCTACACCAACCGCCGGGCGAAGTTGCCGGAGGATCAGATCGACGGCGTCAACTGGGTGCATGGCACGAAAATCGGCATCGCCGAGTCGAGCGACGGCGCTCATTGGGAGTACGTCGGAACGGCGAACATCGACTTCGGCGGCGAAGACGCCACCTACTGGGCGCCCGAGGTGATCTTCGGCAATGGGCAGTACCACATGTATCTCACGCTTGTGCCCGGAGTGTTTCGCGATTGGGGCCATCCGCGGTCGATCGTTCACCTGACAAGCCGGAACTTGCGCGATTGGAAGTACGAGTCGACTCTCGAACTCGCGTCGCCGAAAGTGATCGACGCCTCGGTCCTCCGCCTGCCCGACGGCAAGTACCGCATGTGGTACAACAACGAGGCCGACAAGAAATCGATCTACTGCGCCGACAGCGACGATCTGGCCGCTTGGCACGACAAGGGCAAGGTTCTCCTGCCCGACCTGCGGGGCGGGGAAGGGCCCAAGGTCTTTGCCTGGCAGGGCAAGTACTGGATGATCATCGACGAGTGGGGCGGGCTGGCCGTCTATCGCTCGGACGACGCGACGGAGTGGACTCGGCAGTCCGAGCGATTGCTGCAGCAGCCCGGCGCCGGGGTCGACGACGGAGTCATCGGCCAGCACGCCGACGTCGTCGCGATCGATGATCGGGCGTACCTGTTCTACTTCACTCACCCAGGGCGCACGGGCGCCGAGGGCGCAGCGACCAGCGGGTACGAGCTTCGTCGCAGTTCGATCCAGGTCGCCGAATTGACCTACGTCGACGGCGCCCTCGGTTGCGATCGCGATGCGCCGACGTACGTCAGTCTGCGGTTCCGCCGCCCGGCGCGAATTCACGACCCGTCGACAATCCTGCACCGCGCCGGCCGGTACTGGTGCTTTTCGACCGGCACGGGGATCCAAGTCCAGTCGTCGACGAACTTGCGCGAGTGGCGACTCGAACCGCCGCTGTTCGCCAAATTGCCGGAATGGTTCCGCGAAGCCGTGCCGGAGCATCGCGATCATCTGTGGGCTCCCGACCTGATCGAACGCGACGGCAAGTACTTCGTCTATTACTCCGTGTCGACGTTCGGCAAGCAGACGTCCGCCATCGGGCTGGCGTCATCGCCGACGCTCGATCCGCAGGCCGCTGATTTCGGCTGGACCGACGAGGGGCTGGTCGTCCGCACCGACGACAGCGGCAAGTACGACCACAACGCGATCGACCCGAGCGTCCTCGCCGCGCCCGACGGAACGCTTTGGCTGGCGTACGGTTCGTACTGGACAGGAATCAAGCTTGTTGAACTCGACCCCGCCACGGGCAAACGCAAGGATCCCGACGGCCCGATCTACGCGCTCGCCAGCAAGTCCGAGATCGAAGCGGCGACGCTCTGGCATCACGACGGTTGCTACTACCTGTTCGTCAACTGGGGCCACTGCTGCCGGGGAGTGAACAGCACGTACGAGATCCGCGTCGGCCGCAGCCGCGAGGTCACGGGCCCCTACGTGGACAAGCGCGGGGTCGATCTCCGCGAAGGCGGCGGCGCCCCGGTCCTCGCGACGCGCGGCAAGGCGATCGGCCCAGGCCACGCCGGAATCTTCGCGCACGAGGGCCGACAGATGCTGAGCTACCACTACTACGCCGGCGATCGCCAGGGGCTGCCCCAACTGGGCGTCAACCGCCTGAGTTGGGACGCTGACGGCTGGCCCCAAGTCGGCGACGAAATGGAACTGTCCGGCGCCGTCGTCGAAGCGGACTGA